In Eleutherodactylus coqui strain aEleCoq1 chromosome 4, aEleCoq1.hap1, whole genome shotgun sequence, the following are encoded in one genomic region:
- the WARS2 gene encoding tryptophan--tRNA ligase, mitochondrial, giving the protein MALSIVRRATRCRLRRGIRPLTTDPPRGVQNPTPRVFSGIQPTGIPHLGNYLGALQSWVSLQEEFSSVLYSIVDLHSITVPQNPDALRDSVLDMTACLLACGVNPAKSCLFQQSQVPEHAQLGWILSCLTSLPRLRHLPQWKMKSESQKNEGSVGLFTYPVLQAADILLYLSTHVPVGDDQAQHLQLTQDLARIFNYQYGEFFPIPRALMGSSKKIRSLRDPLVKMSKSDPHTLATVRLTDTPDEIVMKFRKAVTDFTSEVTYDPEKRPGVSNMVAIHSAVTGLSPEEVVKQSRGLETAQYKHVVAEAVITKLTPIQEEVHRLRGDKGFLREVLTRGTHRARELAAPVYDKVCRIVGLR; this is encoded by the exons AACCCCACCCCACGCGTCTTCTCTGGGATCCAGCCGACCGGGATCCCCCATCTGGGCAACTATCTGGGGGCGCTGCAGAGCTGGGTCAGCCTGCAGGAGGAGTTCAGCTCGgtgctgtacagcattgtggacctGCACTCCATCACTGTACCCCAGAACCCGGACGCCCTGCGGGACAGCGTGCTGGACATGACGGCCTGTCTGCTGGCTTGTGGGGTGAACCCTGCCAAGAGCTGTCTCTTCCAGCAGTCCCAG GTCCCGGAACACGCTCAGCTTGGGTGGATTCTCAGTTGTCTGACGTCGCTGCCGCGGCTCCGCCATCTGCCGCAGTGGAAG ATGAAAAGTGAGAGTCAGAAGAATGAGGGGAGCGTGGGGCTCTTCACCTATCCGGTGCTGCAGGCGGCTGATATTCTGCTCTACCT CTCCACACACGTCCCGGTTGGCGATGACCAGGCCCAGCACTTGCAGCTGACGCAGGATTTGGCGCGGATCTTTAATTATCAATATGGAGAATTCTTTCCTATCCCCAGAGCTCTGATGG GCAGCTCCAAGAAGATCCGCTCCCTCCGAGACCCCTTGGTGAAGATGTCAAAATCGGACCCCCACACGTTGGCCACTGTGCGGCTGACGGACACCCCAGATGAAATAGTGATGAAATTCCGCAAGGCAGTGACAGACTTTACCTCAGAGGTGACCTATGACCCCGAAAAGCGACCGGGTGTCTCGAACATGGTGGCTATCCATAGTGCCGTGACTGGCCTTTCTCCTGAGGAGGTGGTGAAGCAGAGCCGTGGACTGGAGACCGCACAGTACAAGCATGTGGTGGCGGAGGCGGTGATCACCAAACTGACGCCCATCCAGGAGGAGGTTCACAGACTCAGGGGGGATAAGGGGTTTCTTAGGGAGGTGCTGACTCGCGGGACTCATAGGGCACGGGAGTTGGCGGCTCCTGTGTATGACAAGGTCTGCAGGATCGTTGGACTAAGATGA